Proteins found in one Eretmochelys imbricata isolate rEreImb1 chromosome 9, rEreImb1.hap1, whole genome shotgun sequence genomic segment:
- the DYNLT2B gene encoding dynein light chain Tctex-type protein 2B, with protein MGEPLGPPSLENSYSLRPAFQHKFRSSAVKECIHAILKENLANVQYNPEETPGLTRSLSETIKDRLKAEGFHRYKMVVQVVIGEQRGEGVNMAARCFWDADTDNYAQDVFINDSLFCVVAAFGCFYY; from the exons ATGGGGGAGCCGCTGGGCCCGCCGAGCCTCGAGAACTCGTACAGCCTGCGGCCGGCCTTCCAGCACAA ATTCCGATCTTCTGCAGTAAAAGAGTGCATCCATGCGATACTGAAAGAGAATCTAGCCAATGTGCAATACAACCCAGAGGAAACGCCGGGGCTCACACGGTCCTTATCAGAGACAATTAAAGATAGACTGAAAG CAGAGGGATTTCACCGATATAAAATGGTGGTGCAGGTTGTGATTGGAGAACAGAGAGGTGAAGGAGTGAA CATGGCTGCACGGTGTTTCTGGGATGCTGACACTGACAACTATGCCCAGGATGTTTTTATTAAT GACAGTCTGTTCTGCGTGGTagctgcatttggctgtttctatTACTGA